In the genome of Crassostrea angulata isolate pt1a10 chromosome 6, ASM2561291v2, whole genome shotgun sequence, the window TTGTTGAGTATTCAATCAATTAATTTGTTGTGGGCTAAAGAAAATGCATGACATTTCATAACATTGTGATATGAAAAATTCTATAACATATTTCTATGCTATTCCATCTTCCacatttaattgataattgCCCCTTTAatatacaaagaaaaagaaatggtGGTAAATTCTCTCCTTGTCTAACCGTCATATTACacataaaaattctaaagtGCATTGTTCAATATCAATCGCTAGTTTTTTTCCTTTcagcttgaaattctttgtaACCAGAGACAAAGTTTCGTTTTACCACATAGCCAGCACCCGTGCTCTTTGGATTAATTCAAATTTCTGAACGTCACctatttataatttatgatGAGTTTGACTGATTCCTCAAGCATAATCAGCAGACTAGGAAGTTGAAAAACCCATAGTTCTTGGGAAAAGTAAGTTATTTTCAGGGACCCATGCAGTGACGTATATGTTATTAAGATGCTGCGTTTTTGCACAGGTAAGACGAGTATTTAATATACACTTATCGTGCATATTACTGCTTTTTGTGCACACAGGGAGTTTAATTTATGGGTATCTAACACCCATACCCGATATCTTTAAAATCCGTTTCCACTGTCTGTGTATTTTAATTGCCCCAGGATGGAGCAACCCACgcatattaaaagaaataaattttcatttcgagGGGTTTTATCACAGGACGTCCAAATATTTAGTTGCATTAACAGCGGGAAAGTTGGGGTTTTCCCTTATGACCTTttggttgaccccgcaaagagaaacaacttttgcagagTATGGATTGAACTATATTCCAATACTACTGCTATACCTATGAGGATTgctattgttaattattttttaagagaaAAGGCGTGATTTGTTGCAGGACTATTGCTTTGAATGGAATGAAGTTACGATTGGATATGAATGGAGTGAAGTTACGCCTGGATTTCAAACAGAGTAACTTCGCTATTACACTAATGAATTTGTCAACCAATACAAGAGAATGACGGTGACGGAAAAACTAGCCAGTTCTATAGACACTTTTTGTGATTCCCCTAAAGACTGCCGAGCGTGTCTCTTACTCACAACCATCGCATGGTTTCTCCATACCTTCCTGTCCTATGGCACAGACAGTTGGGTGGAACTGTCAGAGGGACCAACAGAGAGCAACCAAGGGCTCTGGAACCACTGTAGCAAGTCGCTCAGTAACACAGACATCACTTGCCGTCAATCAGTCAGTTACTTCCTGATGTACAGAAATCAAGATGTACCGGGTAAGCTTGAAAGGCTTGGTCAATTATTGTAACAAAAGTGATATAATGGTTTGTTTCCATCTGTtctatttgggttttttttttcaatttaatgacACTTTcgatttaaataattctttttttcaatatctcTGAGTcaattaaagggacttggacacgatttgagatcaaaaaaattatttttattttttatgtataaaatggtttactggtgcattttaaatgcttgaccaaaatattgaatgttaaagtcaagttacgagagagatacagaggtaagaattggttgttatgtaaacaaagctcgagtcttatagttgtttacaaaaaatgtaatgtagagacttaccatttcttagacaaaatgacatgtaaaaacaatttaaactaattcagtatcttcataaatactaatATCAATtgcaacaaaagaaagatacatttgattgaaacttacaccaatacagcacatatataaaaatgacaatattcgagctttgtttacaaaacaaagaattatgaaccctgtaacttgcttataacttgatatttgacttttaaattttgatatagcattataaacttctatatttatcattataaacattgaaaaatggaaaactgaaatttgaaaattttaagtcaaatcgtgtccaagtccctttaagtgaAGGATTCTTTTCGCATCTGACCAAACCTAATACAATCAAAtttcaatatctttataaatatttttatttatttattatttttagcaTGGCTTCACGCTACCAGATTCTTCCAAAGTATTGGTCTCCTCATGTCTCTTGCGTCAGTCGTGTCGTCCATTTTCTGTACGTTCCTTATTATAACAGACAGAAAGAGAGACTCTCAAGTTGCTGCAGTGGTAATAAATTTTGTAGCAGGTACATATATGTAACATTACACGCAAAACAAATTACGACTACATCTCTCTCACTTAAAAAGCGTAGTCAATATCGTTAATACAGCTTATTGATTATTCTTTAAGCAATcgtaatatcatatttaaacacattttcatcAACCATGTTCTTTTTATTTCAGCCTGCAGTATGTTAATAGGAAGCAGTATTTACGGTGGACAATACCGTTATGCAGGGTGGCTGAAGGGCTACTATCTGTCCTGGTCATTTGCTTTCTCAATTTTAGCCGGATTTGCTCATCTAGTATCCGGAtctatatatatgtttacattacCGAATTCAGGTAATATATATcgtaatttaaaattattttttttttatctaaaagaaAGTATTTCAtgtcaaatcaattttaaaaatcctaagTTAGTTAAACAGTGTTTAACGTTTGTTTTAAGTAATTGTGCAAATGAATAGTCTGATTTATAgacttttttcatttaactattTTTTATGGAATCTATGTTCTTTATAACGTGCGGATGTAAAATGCTCAATCTGCCAAAAGTTCGGTTCTGGTgaacatatactagtatatatatgaACATTAACAAAACCCTCTACAATTCAAATCTCTCcgttttactttgaaatttgactgttataccggtatttattttctgttttgttttagaCTCCATTCAAACGATTTCAAATAATGAAACAACAAACCAATCTCAACAACCCGGTGAAATTGTTAACAACCGTGATGTTCATGTAAACATACCGGTACCTTTAGCCCCGCCTGATGCATATCTATACTATATCCCGCCGTCCAATGAAGAAAATCATCCACGATATCCTCCCAGAGGTGTTATCAATTCACCACAACCTGCTAGCACCAATCGACGACATGCAGTGAACAGTGGTCAAAATCCCGCGTCCACCCAGAACACTGGAACTGATACACAGAGCGATGACGATACCTGCATTGTTTGCTTCGATCATCGTGTAGAAATCCTACTTCGACCGTGCTATCATTTTAATCTATGTGAGGTTTGCTCTTTGCTCGTGACTCAGTGTCCAACATGCAGAGGTTTCATCCAAGAAAAAATTAAGCCATACCGATAGCTTACATATTGAATAGTTGCATCATTGATTAAGATTAATTTAGGTGCACCCCCTAatccatataaaaaaattagtGGTTTTCGAATGTGCTTTACAAGATAGAATACATTAGTGCAACgttttactcaggtgacctataattgcaattggtcttcgtccgtcgtcatGCGGTGTGCGTCGTCCGTTTTGCAACTGCTTCTTCAAACTACAAGGCCACTTGTTACCATTGTTGGTGTGAaacatctctatggtaagaggaatcaaTTTGAAAACGGAAATTGAAATCCATgactctaccacccctggggcgCCAATTAGACGGGGCCAAATATACAAGAAAAAAGCCAaatattcaagttttttttaataaacagtaGACTTGTTGATAGTAAAGTAAAAATTGGCTATCCAAAAATACTGAAGAGCGCTAACGTACCAGAAcggctgattttaatcagattggtgtacaatattttttgataaatgcaAGATGGTGTCATTGTATGAATGGTTGATTTATAACTGAACAGGTAAAACATTTGAATTGATATAGCAAAATAACTTATCAGTGTTTTATGTTTTCCGTATTTAGGTCCAAAGTGAGAGACTGTCTGTCTTGTTCCCGGCGTAAGAATGGGGATTGTTgttgaatttaataaaatatgtacatgtataccagcTAGCTTAgtttatctataaaaatatataaacatacaCTGTAAAAGCtatcttgaaagttaacaaatatgggACAAATATTTCCTATCAAAGTCCTTATAGTAAGATTTCAGGTAGGAAGGTGGTGGTCATTTCTATATGTTTGATTTCCAGGATGACTAAATGCATACTATTATATGAGAATCAAAAGGTTTGTGTATGAGCactggtactcaggtgaccattAAGGCCTGTTGGCCACTTGttgaataagttttctcgtTATATCACAAATGAGATTATTTTATTCTTATGTCTCAaaaattgctgaatcacaccgaaatagttatattgccctcccggaaacagtcatatttacatgaattagttatattgccctcttTAAACTGTTATATCACCTTTGTGGGTTCAAAAAAAATGTGCGCGAAACAGgatgcttaattgctatagtctgaATTACAGTTCTTGTGAAGGgttttgacaataaaataaataaaaggtaTCTTCTTGCAATTGCGTTGATActtatattttgcaaaatttaatattGTTGTTTATAACCttatcaaagggattttgttgttttattacaaattaaatatttgcgtctattttgaactgccggtcaatagacagCGATCTAtcggaccgccggtcaatagatcaattggaccggcaacgtatatCAGAACGCGtgtatgatatattattatactttcatgttaaatacagaaatctgattggttaagacacaGTTgacaatccgttctattaccctcagcgttagcaacacacttagcaacgggtaataATGTTACATCCtctctcagggaatgtatattcctttacatagatgctgttttaagt includes:
- the LOC128187268 gene encoding uncharacterized protein LOC128187268, giving the protein MTVTEKLASSIDTFCDSPKDCRACLLLTTIAWFLHTFLSYGTDSWVELSEGPTESNQGLWNHCSKSLSNTDITCRQSVSYFLMYRNQDVPAWLHATRFFQSIGLLMSLASVVSSIFCTFLIITDRKRDSQVAAVVINFVAACSMLIGSSIYGGQYRYAGWLKGYYLSWSFAFSILAGFAHLVSGSIYMFTLPNSDSIQTISNNETTNQSQQPGEIVNNRDVHVNIPVPLAPPDAYLYYIPPSNEENHPRYPPRGVINSPQPASTNRRHAVNSGQNPASTQNTGTDTQSDDDTCIVCFDHRVEILLRPCYHFNLCEVCSLLVTQCPTCRGFIQEKIKPYR